Within Mycobacterium botniense, the genomic segment CGTCGGTCACCGTGCACCCGTCACTGGCAGCCGCGTGGAACACCCTGGGGCCGCGGCGGGTGGTCGCGTTCACCACACATGCGGCGACGCTGTTCACCGAGGTGGCTTACCAGGCCGGTGACGTGTTGATGTTCGGGCCCGAACCCACCGGCCTGGACGAGGCGATCCTGGGCGACACACACATCACCGAGCGGGTGCGCATCCCGATGCTGACCGGGCGGCGGTCGCTGAACCTGTCCAACGCCGCCGCGATCGCCGTCTACGAGGCGTGGCGCCAGCACAATTTCACCGGAGCTCTCACCGTGGCTAAGGACGCGGGCCGGGACACCACCCGGGGACAACACCAGTGGTCGCGGCCGGGATCCTGACGATGCACGTGTGCGGTGCTACCAGCTGTTCCAGTGGGTGACGGCTTCCACCGGCAATCTCTTGGCCGGCCGGAAGTCGGTGCCTTTGGTGTAGGCGATGGGGAATAGCCCGCCCTGGCTGTACTCGTCGTAGGGTATTCCGAGCACCGCCGCCGCCTGCTTCTCACCATCGCCGAACAGGTGCAGCGTTGTCCAGCAGGAGCCCAGACCCCGCGAACGCAGCGCCAGGCAAAAGCTCCAGACCGCCGGAAACAGCGACGCCCAGAACGATGCGCTGAGCTGCGGGGCCTGCTCTACCCGGCCCTGCAGGCAGGGAATCATCAAGACAGGCACCTCGTGCATGTGCTCGGCGAGATAGGTCGCCGACTCGCGGACGCGGTCCATCCGCTCACCGCGGGTGTCTCCTTCGGGGTAGTGGGGTGGGGGCAGGCTCAGATAGCCCCGGGCGTTGGCCAGGTAGATGTCGGCCAGCGCCTTCTTCTTGTCGGCGTCCTCGACGAACACCCACTGCCAGCCCTGCG encodes:
- a CDS encoding nitroreductase family protein; amino-acid sequence: MTLNLSVDQVLTTTRSVRKRLDLDTPVPREVLTECLTLALQAPTGSNAQGWQWVFVEDADKKKALADIYLANARGYLSLPPPHYPEGDTRGERMDRVRESATYLAEHMHEVPVLMIPCLQGRVEQAPQLSASFWASLFPAVWSFCLALRSRGLGSCWTTLHLFGDGEKQAAAVLGIPYDEYSQGGLFPIAYTKGTDFRPAKRLPVEAVTHWNSW
- a CDS encoding tRNA (cytidine(34)-2'-O)-methyltransferase, which produces MFRLLFYSPRIAPNTGNAIRTAAATGCELHLVEPLGFDLSEPKLRRAGLDYHDLASVTVHPSLAAAWNTLGPRRVVAFTTHAATLFTEVAYQAGDVLMFGPEPTGLDEAILGDTHITERVRIPMLTGRRSLNLSNAAAIAVYEAWRQHNFTGALTVAKDAGRDTTRGQHQWSRPGS